Genomic DNA from Methanosarcina sp. MTP4:
CAGAAATATATTTACATCCATCATTACAAAAAGAAATGTGTTCAATTCTTAACGAAATTTCACAAAGTAACCAAGTATTTTTCACAACACATTCGCCTTTGTTACTCAAAAATTTTGACTCGACCCAAATAAGGAAAACAAGTTTAAATCAGAGATTCAAAACTGAAATTTCTACCACAGATCTTTCCGAAATATTGGACGAGATCGGATATTCTACTGCAGATTTGCTTCAAACTGAATACACAATTATTTGTGAAGGCAAAGATGATAAAGAACGAATCAGCCAAATAATTGAAAAATTTTATGACATAGATTCAACGAACATATTTTTCATCGAAGCTAAAAGTTGTAGTAATATCGAAACCTATGCAACTATTAAGTTTTTGGATCGGACTGAGCTAAAGGATAGATTTGCCATCATAAGAGATTCTGATACAGAAGATGTGCAGGAGATTAAAGATAAACTCTTAAATAAATATAGAGAAAATCTCGGTACTGGCTTCATTAATACCATTGATGATAAAATTCTAGTATTAAAATATAGCGCATTAGAATGTTATTTCCTAAATACGGAAATTTTATCAACATTGGGAATTGTTAATTCTCCCGATGCTTTTAATGCACGTATTGATAGATACGTAAATAGTCATAGGACAGATATAGAGAATTATATAAAAAAACACAATGATGGTAACCATAATAGAATAAGTCAACTAATACAAGAAATATACGGAACTAGCGAATCCGAAACCAGAATTGAATTCATAAAGAAAAATGTAAGGGGGCACAATTTATTTGGCCTATTTGGACCTCAAATTAAGAATAAATTACAAGACTACATCAGCGAATCTACGGAAGAAGACTTTAAAGAAATTGTAGACTTCCTAGATAAATTTGATTATTTTAAACAAAAAAAGAAAACTAGTAATTCTCAAATTTCTCTCAATCAGAATCAAGCAGTTTCACAAAGAAATTTATCTGATTACTAAACAGATACAGAAGCATATTGTGTTACGCAATTCAACAAAGATTCCTAAAAGTATAGAATAAAGGCTAAATAATACTTCCCAAAAAAAATATACTTCAGATACCTGATTTATTAAAATTTTTCCGCCTTTTTCTTAAGCGCACGGTTCATTTCCGAAAAACTCCGCTTCGTACCTTCTTCGATAGACCACGAAGCAGTGATGATGGGAATAGCCAGGCCGTTGAAGATTTCCTTCTGGATAAAGCGAACTCTCCGGGTCCCTGTTTCCTCGAGGATTAAACTGTGCTCCCCATCAAGCACCCCCGGAAGAAAGAAACTTCCTTTCCAGGTAAGCTCTTTTCTGGGTTCCAGGCGGAGGATCCGGGGATGGAGGGTCGTGCCCTTTTTTTCCCATTCCGGTTTCATGTAGACTTTCAGTTTTTTCCCGACTTCCGCATCCCCGCTAATTTCCTGAATGTAGGGGTTCCACTTAGGATAGGCCGCAAAATCCATGAGAATTTCCCAGATGCGCTCGGCAGGGGCGAAGATTTCGATTTCGGTGCTTATTTCTTTTGTGAACCGGCTGATTCCAATCCCTCTTTCATTTTTTATTTGGAATTATTTATTCCCTTCTTGGTTCGGAACTATTAATTCCCTTTCCTGCTAGCAGTTACGAAGACAAACTTCTTAACCTTGCTTATTTTAACCGGCTGAAAAGAAGTTTCAGGAAAAAGCAGCCCCTGATTCAGGCAATTCCAAAAATTTTTGTCTTGATTTTCCTTTTTACGCTCCCGGCCGTCTGCCTGAGGATTATCGGAGTCGGAGACTTTTTCCCGGCAGGAGAAACCTTTCCTTCCCGGATTGCCTGCAGTACGGCATCCACCGTATTTTCTAATGCGTCAATTTCCGTGTACGCCTGCCCTACCATCTCCGGGATATGGGAATCACTTCCCGCAACAGGTGGGATGCCGAGCCTCTCGGCTTCTAAGAGGGCTTTTTTGTTTGCACCGTTGAAGAGGCAGCGGGAGTTAAAGACCTCCGCGGCATCAATGTCAAGCCCCTCAAAGCTCCCGATCCCGTGGGAACTGCTCTTGAAGGGGTGAGGGATAATTACCGTGCCCCCGAGTATCCTGGCTTGCCGGATTGTCTCCTCAGGGCTTAGCAAGGGCTCGATATCCTCTTCGATCCCGAGGACCAGGATATGCCCCTTTGAAGAACTCACCTCGATGCCGGGAATAACAGTTATCCCTGTCCCCAGTTCCCGGGCTCTCCTTGCGCAGGCAAGCCCGCCATCCACTGTATCGTGGTCGCAGATCGCTAGCCCGTCAAGTCCCCTTGCCCTTGCAACGGTGAGAATGGCGTCCAGGTCCGAGTTGCTGTCCCTTGAATAACGGGAATGGACGTGAAGATCGAATTTCATGCCGGGGATAAGAACGACAGGAGGATTTATATATATTTTGAACGGCCGCTGAGGAGAAGAGGAACAAAGGGAAACGAAAGGGGACAAAGGGAAATAAAGGGGACAAAGGGAAACGAGGGGGAACAAAGGAGGAAACCCGGAAGTCGTAAAAGAGAGCTAACAAAAAAGGAAGGAACGCACAAAACTAGTGAGAAAACAACATCAAGGAGTTTATTTAAAAAGAAATATAAAAAAATAGTTCGCGAACGGCTGGGATATGGGGATCTTGGGGATAGTTAATGGGGGTATTGGCTCCAAAAAGAAAATTTCCGTCCGCATTTGTATAATAGTCCAGATATAATAAATACTTTTCGCTTGCTCACGAACAAATGAAGTTTTCTAAGGGAATTAGCTCGAAGGCTCTCATTTTTAAAAATTATTTTCACGTTTCTATATCTTTCTTACACATTTTTTATACAATTTTTGCATAATTTTTGTCAATTATTCACATATTTTTTTATTTATATTTGCATACTTTTTATACATTTATTATTGATTTCTTACATGTTTTCCACTCATTTTTCATGTTTTCCCGTCACTCCCTTTGAGAGCCAACCCTGCACCAGGACCTAGGGATACCAGCACAAATCCAAAGTCAGGAACTGTTTTATGCGAAAAAGAATCCCATGCTTCCGAATCTTAACCCGGAAGGAAATAAATAATGAAAAATATGGCAGGAGGAATGTGAGAGAAGGGAAGAAGAGAAGAAATGGGGTAGAAGAAAAGAAATTCTTAAAAAGGAAAACTGCGAACGGACCAGATTGAAAAAAATTGGTGTAGGGGTAGTTTAGGATATTAGGAGGGTCTGATGTCTTCCAGTAGACGGCCCGTTCGTAGTAGTACAAACGACTTCCGTATATATATACATTTCGTATTTATACGAACAATGTTCGGAGAGGGGGAACAATAAGCTAGGGGGGAAGTATTGAAAAAAGTCAGGGTAATATTCAAATAATTTATATATAATTAGAAAAACTTTAAATTCTTCCGCCTGGTCTGGAGAAAGTGGAGGAGTTCTTTAAAGGGATTCCTTCTCCCTGGACCTGAAATCCATTCCCAAAGCAGGAATCTTAAACAGAAACACTAACCTTACATCTCAACGGAAACACTAACCTTACATCTCAACGGAAACACTAACCTGAAACCTCGAAACCCCAGGCCTTTCATTCCGCAAGGTCCTGCTCCAGATTCCTTGCTTTGCGGATGATCGAGGCTCTTGCTTCATAATCCACTGAAATTTTTTCCCCGTACTCCACGTTGTGCACGATGCCTTCCTCATAAAGCCAGGAGAGGGCAGACATCCCTTTTGGGGAATTGGGGAGGGTAAGGGAACAGGTCTTCCAGGGAGGGAGGTGCCTGAAGATCTCGGCTTTAAGCTCCGGGATGCCCGTGCCATTTTTTGCGGAAACCAGGATGGGATTGGGGGCAAGATATTTGATCTGCTCCAGGCGGGTTTCCAGTTCTTCTAAGTCCAGCCTGTCGACCTTATTCAACACGGTGATTACAGGGACGCCGTTGATACGGTCCCAGAGGGTATCGTGGCAGGTGGCAAGCTTTTGGTGGACGATTTCGGGTTTTTCGCTTACATCCGCAACAAGGAGGATGATATCCGAGAGGAAGATCCCGTCCAGGGTGGACTTGAAAGCGTCCACCATCCAGTGGGGAAGTTCCTCGATAAAACCCACGGTATCGGTTAGAAGCGCCTTTCGCCCGCCCAGGTCCAGCGCCCGGGTCATGGGGACCAGGGTCGTAAAGAGCATGTTCATGGCTTCGGACTCTTCGTCCACCAGGGTGTTGAAAAGGGTGCTTTTCCCGGCATTAGTGTATCCGGCAAGGGAGATCAAAGAGAGGCCCTGCCTGCGCCGGAAGACGCGAAGGGACGCGTCGTCCTTTTCCGCGGTTTCCAGCTCGCTTTTTATCCGGGTAATCCTCTTCTTCAGGTCCTGCTCATAGGAATCTTCATAGCCCCCGAGCCCCATGAACCCGGGCTTCTCTTCCTTTTTCAGGATGGATACGACAGCCCTTGCTCTTGGGAGTTCGTATTTAAGCTTTGCAAGTTCCACCTGGAGTTTGGAACGATGGGTTGTAGCCCTTTTTGCAAAGATTTCAAGGATAAGCTGGAACTTGTCAATTACCCGGCACTGGCAGAGTTCCGAGATGTTATAGATCTGAGTTGTGGACAGCCTGTTGTAAAAAATGACCTTTTCCGCCTCCGTGATTTCCACAAGTTCGGCAAGTTCCTCGACCTTTCCCCGTCCTAGCTGGTATTTCCTGTCAGGAAATCTGGTCTGGGAAATTTCTCCCACGGAACGGTAGCCTGCAGCCTTTGCAAGTTCCCTGAGTTCCTCGAAAAGGTTTGCGTTGCGTTCCCCTTCCGAGCGGGGGTTGTCTCTTTTTACGAGAATTACCTTAGTCCCGTTTCCGGGCTGTTTTTCTGGATTCATCGCTTTTATTGTCCGGCCTCAATGTTAAGTTCAGTTAAAAGTAAATTGCGGGT
This window encodes:
- the hflX gene encoding GTPase HflX; translated protein: MNPEKQPGNGTKVILVKRDNPRSEGERNANLFEELRELAKAAGYRSVGEISQTRFPDRKYQLGRGKVEELAELVEITEAEKVIFYNRLSTTQIYNISELCQCRVIDKFQLILEIFAKRATTHRSKLQVELAKLKYELPRARAVVSILKKEEKPGFMGLGGYEDSYEQDLKKRITRIKSELETAEKDDASLRVFRRRQGLSLISLAGYTNAGKSTLFNTLVDEESEAMNMLFTTLVPMTRALDLGGRKALLTDTVGFIEELPHWMVDAFKSTLDGIFLSDIILLVADVSEKPEIVHQKLATCHDTLWDRINGVPVITVLNKVDRLDLEELETRLEQIKYLAPNPILVSAKNGTGIPELKAEIFRHLPPWKTCSLTLPNSPKGMSALSWLYEEGIVHNVEYGEKISVDYEARASIIRKARNLEQDLAE
- a CDS encoding PHP domain-containing protein, translated to MKFDLHVHSRYSRDSNSDLDAILTVARARGLDGLAICDHDTVDGGLACARRARELGTGITVIPGIEVSSSKGHILVLGIEEDIEPLLSPEETIRQARILGGTVIIPHPFKSSSHGIGSFEGLDIDAAEVFNSRCLFNGANKKALLEAERLGIPPVAGSDSHIPEMVGQAYTEIDALENTVDAVLQAIREGKVSPAGKKSPTPIILRQTAGSVKRKIKTKIFGIA
- a CDS encoding SRPBCC domain-containing protein, with the protein product MKNERGIGISRFTKEISTEIEIFAPAERIWEILMDFAAYPKWNPYIQEISGDAEVGKKLKVYMKPEWEKKGTTLHPRILRLEPRKELTWKGSFFLPGVLDGEHSLILEETGTRRVRFIQKEIFNGLAIPIITASWSIEEGTKRSFSEMNRALKKKAEKF